In the genome of Peromyscus eremicus chromosome 1, PerEre_H2_v1, whole genome shotgun sequence, the window gatagccccacacagtcgtcactgacagatagccccacacagtcactgacagatagccccacacagtcactgacagatagccccacacagtcactgacagatagccccacacagtcactgacagatagccccacacagtcactgacagatagccccacacagtcACTGACAGATAGCTCCACACAGTCGTCACTGACAGATAACCCCACACAGTCACTGACAGATAGCTCCACACAGTCGTCACTGacagatagccccacacagtcactgacagatagccccacacagtcgtcactgacagatagccccacacagtcactgacagatagccccacacagtcGTCACTGACAGATAGCTCCACACAGTCGTCACTGACAGATAACCCCACACAGTCACTGacagatagccccacacagtcgtcactgacagatagccccacacagtcgtcactgacagatagccccacacagtcactgacagatagccccacacagtcactgacagatagccccacacagtcGAAGCCTGGCCTCCCGTGGCTGCCTTTCCCAGGGCCTCACTCCAGCAGCCCAGATCTGGGCGTGGATTCTGAGGCTGGGCAGGGTGGGTTTGGGAATGTGCCTGGATCTTCtctatttaaaaaggaagaaagaaagaaagaaagaaagaaagaaaaaagaaagaaagaaagaaagaaagaaagaaagaaagaaagaaagaaagaaagaaagagccttCTTAGTTCTAGAACTAGGAAGACTGAGGCAAGCTgacctctatgagtttgaggccaacctggtctacatagcaagttccagaccagccagggctatatagcaagacaaaaaaaaaaaaaaaaaaaaaaagacaaaaaataagaagaagagATCCatagaggtggcttagtgggtaaaaggcATTTGCCCTCAAGCCTAAtcgacctgtgttcaattcccaggactcatgtagtagaaggaaagaaccgacTTCCACAGGTTGTCCTTGGAACTCCACACTCATGACACAtgtattctaaataaataaataacatacttAGATAGCTTTaattcttgggaggcagaggcaggtggatctcctgagttcaaagtcaacttggtcttgttccaggacagccagggttacacagagaaaccctgtcttggaaaaaaaataataactaaaaagaaaaaagaacggaggctggctgtaactccagtcctcgGGCATCTAAACAGGATCAAGCTGCTAcgagtgtgaagccagcctgagctacatagtgagttccaggccagcctgggctacagcataagaccttgtctcaaaaaatacaattgaagaaggaggaaaaggctggtgtggtggcacatgcctttagttctagcactagagaggcagaggcatgtggatctgtgtgggttcaaggccagtctgggagcTATATGGTGAatcccaggctagccaaggctccATAGAGAGGCcctgagaaaaagaaacaggaaagagcCCAGTTCTGTACCTACACCTGGAGCATGGACAAGCACCTGCCACTCTTCCCCTCCCTGGGGCCTGGACTCTGGTATCTGCTACCTGTGCCATGGAAATTATGCCAACATAATCCTTGACTGCTGGTGTGTGTTTTATATTCTCTCCCCAGAGCCTTCACCCATGCTGCTTACCCACAAGATTTCACGTGTGTTCCCTCGGTGTGATGTCTGCCTGCCACAGCATGGAACTCTTACATCTTTCCAGAGTGTCCATGAGACTTCTCTATCCATCTCTACAGTGTCCACAGAACTCTCTCCACCCCAAACTATGCCAAGCAATCTCTACCTACCTCTACTATGCCCACAGAACCCCAGGGAAAATCCCCTACATCCATTGCAACCCACAGGATGTTAGAGTCCCAAACCACCTAGAGGTGGCTacagcctgcccctccccctccccaaacaTGTCATTCCCTAAGGCTGTACTCACTGCTAAGTCCAGTCTTGTTGAGGGCACTGCCCACACCCCAGAGGGCAGCCACAACGTAAAGGATCCAACTGTGATGGAGGACCCGAGGCAATGGGGCCCAGACAAAGAGGCTGAGGGTGAGCAGCAGATGTAGTCCTGCCCCAGCCACTAGGGGCACTGAGCGAGGCAGCCACAGCCCCAGCAGCCCCAGGAAGGAGGCGGCAGAGGCACCCAGGCTGTAAGCTATGAGCAGGTAGGCCAGCCGCTCCAAGCCCACGGAGCACACGCCGTAGCCCTGAGGAGGAGAACAAGAGGCGGCCGGCCAGTTGGTCCTGGTCCTCCACACACCAACTGCCACTTTAGGCCACACCTCGTCCCATCAGGATCTCCTGGTGCGAATTCCCCCTTAGGCTGGTAGAAAGGGTGAGAGCAGCACCATTCTAACTACAGAGAGTGGCAAATGGCTTATTCAGGGTAAAAggcaatgggggcgagagagggAAGATCCCCTCTGGCCTTGGGGAATCCCAACCCCAGCCTTGGTCTACAGGCATTTGTCCTGCAACCAGAACTCAGTCCTGGTTGGGAGGGGAATAATCTGGGATGTACGTGTACATATTTATACACCTATGGGCTGTGCATCTGAAATTCAAGTTTAGCCAGACGTCTTGTGTGTACTTACCAGGGCGAAACCAGTGCAGGCGAAAAGGACCTCAAAGCCACTATAGATAAAGAAGGGCACCAGGTGGCGTAAGCGGAAGTCACGCACGTGTTTGAAGGGCAGCTGGAAGATGTTGCCCCAGCCCACGCTGCGCAGGTCGATCTCCTCTGTGGGCCGGTAAGCGGCTCCACACAGACCCAGCACCTGCAGACAGGAACTGTGAGGGGACCATCAGCCAGACATCCCTCCCCGACACACCTACAGGTCTCAGCCTGAGGCTCCGCCCCAGACACGTCCGCAGGTCTACACAAGGCTGCCACCCTACACCTGGTGtagtggcgcatgtctttaatcccagcactcaggaggcagaggcaggaggatctcagtgagtttgaagccagcctggtctacatagcgagttccaggacagccagggctagcgagatcctatttcaaaaaacaaaacaaaaaaacaaaaacaaaaacaaaaaaaaagagaaagaaagaaaaaaagaaaagagcagcagTCCCGAGCGCACCCCCGCCCCCATACACCTACAAGCCTCAGCCGAAGTTGTGGAATACCCGAAAAGCTTCTGCCCAAGGCTCGTCCCCGACACATCCAGCGGCCAGCACCTTGCTTTTTGCACGCCCTTAGCCCCGCCTCCAGACCTAAAGCCACACCTCCCCGCTCTGGTCCCTGGAGCTTCAGTTTGCCTCCTAGAACCGCCCTCAGTCCAGAGCCACACTTGCCAGCCCTGGGTGGTGTTCCTAGTCCCCTCAAAGGTCACAACCAGCTCTATGGGACCTGTCCCCTCTTTTTCCTTATTCCTCTGGCCTTAGGAATCCAAACTTCAGCCTTGGTCTACAGGCATCTATCCTGCAACCAGAACTCGGTCCTGATTCTTTACTTAGGCTCCTAGCCTGCAACTCCGACCTGACCACATACCTGTGCTAGCAGGGAGAGAACCCCTTGCCCCCACGACCTCCTCCCCACCAACCGGAGCCTCACCAGCAGCATGGCCGAGAAGGCCACCGCCATAAGCACGCTCTCTACGACGATGAGGTTTCGGCTGCGTGGCAACGTCCGCAGAACTGTCTTGTTGAAGCCGGTCAGGATGCCATGGCTCTTAGTGCCTGGGAAGGGTGAGTGGGGACATGACTATAGTATACTGCAGCCAGGCCACAGTGGAGGTGGGGTGTAGGGGCAGGGGAGGATGCCTGCAGCAAGCTCCTTGAGGGAATGGCAATTTGTGAAGGGGGCACCATCCACCTCCCACCTCCATGCATGCAGCCCTGAAAGCTGAAAGGGAAGGTCTAGTGTCTACTGGGTGACGAAATGTGAGAGGGAAGTAGGCTTTGggggccccgcccccgccccaggaCTGACCGCAGCTGTGCACGTTGAACAGTGTGTGGTTCAAGTCATAGAGGTAGTAGTTGAGGAAGTAAATCATGGGCAGCTGCGCACACGCGAAGCTCAACTGTGGGCAGGAGTGCAGTTGGGATCAGAGCCCAGAACAAAACTAGACAGGAGGTGAGATCTAGGGAGGAGTCTGGACACGGCCTCTGGTGGGGGAGCAGAAGTCCCCCCAACCctagagacagctcagcagtggtGACGGGGGCCCCCCGTGGCAAGAGAACTTCCTCCTGGTCACTGTGGACAGGGAGGAGCTCTCCATCACTGGAGGTAATGGAGCAGGGTTTGGCTCAGGAGGGCTGAGAAAACTGTGGAGGAGGCTGTAATGTGTGGAATCTAGAATAGCCCGCCCCCAGGTTTCCTGTAGCACTCACATGGAAGAAGCTATAGAAGATGGCCTGGAAAACCAAGAGATAGGGTGCGTGGGAGCCGCGTGGTGGGCGCTGCCGAGGCCCCTGCTCGTCCTGCTCTTTATAGTGGGAGTACTCATAGTACTTCTGGGACATCCTGGAGCACAGAGAGGGAGGGCTTTCCCCAGCCTGCCCTCTGCCACACTTCTCCTTCATGCAACCACAACTATAGGCTAGCCAGCTTccgtggggaaactgaggcccagcagAGTCAAAGGCTTGCCTGGGGTCCCCTAGCTAAAGTTggcaaagaaataaatattcaacAGTTCTCCAGCCTCTACTCCATTGCCTATCAGGCTTACCTGGTAATATAGTTGcccatggaggcccagagaggcacaATGGCCATGCCCAGAGCCACAGCAGAGGGCACCAGCGTGTAGTAGCGTTCCCAGTAGTTGGTAGAGACAAAGAGGGCATAGATGCCCACAGCTAAGAACATCATCCACTTGGTACCAAAAAACCTGTGCAGAGGGAGGGACATTAGTATCACAACCTAGGGATTGCTGTGGCCCGAACCATCAAGAGCTCAGGTCTCAGCTTCTAAGAGGTCATGGGAAGCCTTGGCCGGAGAGTCAAAGATGCAGTCTCAGAGACACAGACTGGCAGAGTGGCCCGTGCTCACAGCTGTGATTGCAGCGCGGGCCACGTCACAGGCCTCTCACAGTCATTGAAAGGATACAAAATGAGAGACAGTCCCCAGGATATccactcagtaaagtgcttgctgagcaagcacaGGGGCCTTGCTGGGTTCCCAACACCTGCGGGAAAAGCCAGGCGACTGATATGCACTTGatatcccagcattggggaaggatgataggcagatccctggagctcactagccagccagcctagcctaaggGACAAGCCTtgggtcccagtgagagatcctgtccccaaaaagaaaaacaaaagatgggcctctggcctccacacatgcacgtacacacacaaaaaaatagtaatttaaaaaataagataggggttggagagatggctcagtggttaaacacACTAgcatactggctgttcttccaaagggcCCAGTtccgattcccagcatccacatgatggctcacaatcagtTGCAGCTCCAAGAGatcaagggatccaacaccttttctggcctccaggggcaccaagcacacacatagtatgggcaggcaaaacactctacacataaaataaaatcagattaaaaaacaaatcttgccaggtggtggtggtggtggcggcggcggcggcggcggcggacgcctttaatcccagcactcgggaggcagaggcagggggatctcaatgagttcgaggccagcctggtctacagagtgagttccaggacagccaggactgtacacagggaaatcctgtctcggggCTATAActagtgggtagagtgcttgcacagcacacaaggccctggatttgatctccagcatcaCATGAATTGGGCATGGTATTACATGcctgcatccccagcactggggaagtgggaCCAAGCCAGCCGAGAGTTCAAGGTctcacatatcccaggctggccatgtgtgtgtttggtgcccctggaggccaggagTAGTGCtggatcccttgaagctggagttaaagccggttgtgagccaccatgtgggtgctgggaattgaaactggatccttcaaggccagcctaggaccTGTCTGTAATATGAGACTCTGTCTGTAAGTAAATAAAGTTCATATATAACACAAATTAGGGCTAGTGTTACAGCCCAgcggtaaagcacttgcctagaacGCATAATGTCCTGGGTTCAATTACCAACACCTAAAAAGGGGGGAGAGGTGTGCAGCTGGTGGCTGTGCAGGCTACGTGGCCCTAGAAAAGTGGCCTGGCAATTTGATAGGAGGCAAGAATGCGGGTTCCAAGCACACTGCCAGGTCTCAAACCTGCCAGCTACCCACTTCCCCTCGGTGTAGAAACTGCAAACAAAACTGCTTCATGTCTAAAGTAAAAACAGCTTCCCCGGCTGTATGAGGGGACAAAATAAGATTCACTGTTATCATTAAAGTGATAAGTTTCAAAAGCCAGTCAACATGATAGCACATGCcagtagtcccagcactcaagaggctgaaccTGGAGGATTCTGGGAGTCAGCTGGGGCTACTGGGCGAGACATTTATGTGCAGGCTAGTTGtatgccaacttgacataaaaacagaatcatttgggaagaaggcaggaaggCCTAGACagtgtacacatctgtaatccctgcttttgggaggcagaggcaggaggatcaccacaagcTTGTggttagcctgatctacaaagtgagttccaggctagccagggctacatagtgagactgtcaaaaaaaagaaagaaagaaagaaagaaagaaagaaagaaagaaagaaagaaagaaagaaagaaagaaagaaagaaaggcagtggtgtcacacgcctttaattccagcactcgggaggcagaggcaggcggatctccaagttcaaggccagcctggtctacagaggtagttccaggacagccaggactgttacacagagaaatcctgtcttcaaacaaaattaaaaaacaaacaaacaaacaaacaaacaaacaaacaaaaaaccccaggaaCTAGAACCCATTCATCCTATCTCCCCATTCAGGAGTTTCATTAGCTGTGGGGAATTTCTGCTGTGGCCAGGAGGCTGGACCATAAATGCCCCTGAGCTCAGGAAGACCTCCGAACTGAGTCCCTGCCTAGCTAAGGCCCTTTCTGTGAgaactgccgggtggtggtggtgcatgcctttaatcccagcactcaggaggcagaggcaagcggatctttgtgagttcgaggccagcctggtctccaaagcaagttccaggaaaggcgcaaagctacacagagaaactctgtctcgaaaaaaccaaaccaaacaaacaaaaagagaactgCCTTTCAACAGTCATGGCTCACTGGGCTGAGAGGATCTGGGCTGTGCTGGGAACTTCACAGATTCAGCTCAGGAAGTCACCCTGTGTCTGGTAGAAGGATGCAGCCAAGCCAGAGCCTGCTTGAATCTCTTGCACGAAACCAAATGTgcaagggggtggggaggtgggggcaagCTCTTGGTTCCTCCTCTAGTAGggatttccccctttccttctctttcccagtCAAGCAAGGCCTCTCTGCAgttccctgtcccctcccccaaaacaCCAGGGCAGCCCGAGGCCAGTGGCCTCTGCACCCCAGGAAATCGGGGGACAGCCGCTTAGCACCTGATGAGCACAGGTGTGTAGAGCAGGGCAGCGATGGGAGTCACGTTGATACCCATCAGCATCTTGCTATCGATGTCCGGCAGCCCCATGTTGCCGTACTTCACCTCCCTGTAGGTCTCATCATAGTGCAGGATCAGTTGCATCTGCAGGAGGCCTGGGGACAGGGGGCAGGGTGGAGGACTCTAAGCAGGCTAGCTCAGAGCAATCAAACCGAGGCCCATGGCAAGCTCGGCAGGCCGACGAGTCACCTAAGCGACCCATTCCTTTGCTCATCAGGGCCCGGATAGGGAGGACAAGAGACCATTCCCACCCGCCCGCATCTATTCTCTGGCTGGGGCGTGGGCACACTGGCCTGTGGCACCCCCTCCCTGTCCCACACGCATGGCGTGGCAACAGCAGTTCTGACCCGGGAAGTGAAAGGGGAAGGAGGCCAGCTGGCCGCAAGGTTTCTCTTTCCCAGCTCGGGAGTGGAGGCGGGGTGGCGGAGGGACAGCGGCTCGTGCGTCCGGCCCTACCCAGGTAGACACCATAGGTGAGCATGCCACCCGCGCTGGCCGCCAGCACGTTCTTGACCACGCCGAGGCGCTTGCGGCGGTAGTAGCggcgctcctcctcctcctcgttgTAGTTGGGGTACGCGCCCACCAGCTCGTCCAGCTGCGGGCCGCATCGATAATCACACGCTGACTCTCCGATCCTTGCGCTCCCACCCCGCCTTCCCGGAGTTTGGGTTTCCCATCCAGGGTCCTCGTCCCTTTTCTCAAGATCCGTGCTCCCCATGCTGGTTTCCAGGTCCCCACCCAGAGTCCCATCCCTTATCCTGGGGTGTCCTCACTCTGAGACCTCGGGCCCCCGTGTGGAGTCCCGTCCCCCATCCTAGGTGCTCAGGTTCCCTTCTTAGGGTCCCTCTCCCTCCCGGGCGTCCCGCTGAGGCAGTCGGCTGGCGTTCCCTTGCGCTTCCCTCCCTGCTCACCGGAGCCTCCGGCCCATCAGGAACTCCGAGGCGGTCCTCATCCCCTTGAGGGCCCGCGGCCCCGGCCACAGGGTAGAGCGGCGGCTCCGCCTCCATgcccagacccagacccagacccTGCAGCGCTGCTCTGGGCACCAGCAGCGGGTTGGGACTTCCTTCATCAGGGACCGCCCTGTCCAGTCCGCCCCACCCCACAGACCGCCTCTTCCCAGAAGTactgtgcgtggtgtgtgtgtgtgccgtgtgtggggatgtgtgtgtggtatatgtgtgtgctgtgtggtttgtgtgtttgtgtggtgtataGTGTGtatttgtggtatgtgtgtgagtgtggtgttgCAATCGGGATGCATCTTAGAACCCAGCCTCAGGGAGAGGCTAGTTCCAGACTCAGTTCCGCCACCGCATCACTCTGTGTCTTAAGACTCTTAAGTTCCACCTCTCTGTCCCCCGGCTTACTCATGCATAAAGCAGAGACACTTAGCAGGACTCCCTGGGCTGTGGCAGAAATACAGAGTGGGTGGAGTGATAGATATTCTTGTAGCCCTCACCTCTCAGAAGCAGCAGCCATCTGGCAGAGGGTTGTAAACCCGTTTCCCATCTGGTTTTCTGCGATTTTGTTGTCAAAGCTGACTGGAGAGTATCAATAAGTACATACATGTAAAACTAGATGAGTGGATGAAGGAAAAGGTGACAAATGCCTCCCCCAGAAGGGTCACTGGAGAGTCTAGGGACTAGGTATGGGGACAGGTAGAATCTGCAGAGGCTTCAGGCTATCGGCTGGCAGGACTGTCTCCCGgtgacggtgtgtgtgtgtgtgtgtgtgtgtgtgtgtgtgtgtgtgtgtgtgtgtgctgtgggtgaaGCAGACAGCTGGCTCTTGCAGCTTGGTGCCTTGTGTTTGtctttgctctttttggggggctggctacccagctcccaaacaaaccacacatggagacttatccttaattatgaatgcctggccttaccttggcttgtttcttgcatctttccttaacttatcccgtctaccttttgcctctgggcttttcccgttctctaacttctgtaaatcttactcttactccgtggcttactgtgtagctgggtggctggtccctgatgtcctcctcctcctctgtcttcagaTTTCTCCTATTAATTCTCTTTGCCTgtcagcccctcctatcctttctcctgccttgctattgaccattcagttctccattagaccatcaggtgttttagacaggcacagtaacacagcttcactgagttaaacaaatgcaacataaacaaaagtaacaccccttaaaatagtattccccaACAGTGCCTAGAAGCTATATAAAAGGAGCAGGAGTCAGGACAGGATGTAGCTTACTTAGTCAGTCaggtgcttacctagcatgcacagagtccTGGTTGATCCCCAGCACCGTGTGTCTGGCTAtggctgtgcacacctgtaagTCCAACATAcaaggagtggaggaagagatcaggggttcaaagtcagcctgagccACATCTTGAGTTTGAAATCAGAATCTACTACacaagacactgtcttaaaacacAAGCAAAAATCAGTAGAGAGGGTAGTGCCTGAGGTATGGGGCATGGAGGACACAGGGTGACAGGGATACGGTAGGCATTAGGGAGCCCGGAAGCCACGTGGCTGTAGTCAGCGTGGACACCAGTGTTCACTGTCTCAGGTGATAACAAAGTCTATGTGGTGGCCATGGTGAGCTTGAAGGTGAGTGATCATAGGGCTGGGTTGGCAGTGGACTTTGGCACCCCAAGAGGATGCAATCCTGTAGAATTGAGGGCAGGTGTGAGGCACGATGAAAAGACAGcagttgggggctggaaagatggctcagtggttaagagcactggctgctcttccagaggagccgggttcaattcccagcacccacatggcagctcacaactgtctgtaaccccagttccaggggatctgataccttcacaccaatgcacataaactaaagttaaattattttaaaaaaaacgtTAGcagctgctgggtggtggtggcacacacctttaatccagcattctggaggcggaggcaggcagatctctgagttcgaggccagcctggtctacagggcaagatccaggacagacagggctacacagagaaactctgtctcaaaaaaacaaaggaaaaaaaaaaaagcagctgagGTGGGTGTTGTAGTGCAGGGAGTGGGCTCGGTGGGTGGTGAGTGGAAAAGGcagtgtggagtgtgtgtgtgtgtgtgtgtgtgtgtgtgtgtgtttatgcatggtGTGGAGTGTGGggtttgtgtggtatgtgtggtttGCACTACGTGCATGCTCTGAAGGAGGGTGTGAGGAACACCGAAAAGAAGCCCCACCCTTCCCAGGAGTGCACCCCTTCAATCACATCGGCAGAGGGCCCTGTGTGCCAGGGCAGAGGCCAGTGTCATGTCCTTCAAGCCTGTGCCCTCCTCTCGGGCAGCCACTGATTTTAGGACGGAAGCAGTGTCTAAGATCCTGCCAAATCTGACAGCCTGAGCTCACTCCTGGAGCATCAgataatggaagaagagaaagatgaaggtcagcctctgacctccgcaggctggcatatgtacacacacacacacacacacacacacacacacacacacacacacagattgtga includes:
- the Unc93b1 gene encoding protein unc-93 homolog B1 isoform X1, which translates into the protein MEAEPPLYPVAGAAGPQGDEDRLGVPDGPEAPLDELVGAYPNYNEEEEERRYYRRKRLGVVKNVLAASAGGMLTYGVYLGLLQMQLILHYDETYREVKYGNMGLPDIDSKMLMGINVTPIAALLYTPVLIRFFGTKWMMFLAVGIYALFVSTNYWERYYTLVPSAVALGMAIVPLWASMGNYITRMSQKYYEYSHYKEQDEQGPRQRPPRGSHAPYLLVFQAIFYSFFHLSFACAQLPMIYFLNYYLYDLNHTLFNVHSCGTKSHGILTGFNKTVLRTLPRSRNLIVVESVLMAVAFSAMLLVLGLCGAAYRPTEEIDLRSVGWGNIFQLPFKHVRDFRLRHLVPFFIYSGFEVLFACTGFALGYGVCSVGLERLAYLLIAYSLGASAASFLGLLGLWLPRSVPLVAGAGLHLLLTLSLFVWAPLPRVLHHSWILYVVAALWGVGSALNKTGLSTLLGILYEDKERQDFIFTIYHWWQAVAIFVVYLGSSLPMKAKLAVLLVTLVAAAASYLCMEQKLQQGLVPRQPRIPKPQHKVRGYRYLEEDNSDESDVDGEQGQGDCAEEAAPQAGALSAEPAGPCRKPCPYEQALGGDGPEEQ
- the Unc93b1 gene encoding protein unc-93 homolog B1 isoform X2 — translated: MEAEPPLYPVAGAAGPQGDEDRLGVPDGPEAPLDELVGAYPNYNEEEEERRYYRRKRLGVVKNVLAASAGGMLTYGVYLGLLQMQLILHYDETYREVKYGNMGLPDIDSKMLMGINVTPIAALLYTPVLIRFFGTKWMMFLAVGIYALFVSTNYWERYYTLVPSAVALGMAIVPLWASMGNYITRMSQKYYEYSHYKEQDEQGPRQRPPRGSHAPYLLVFQAIFYSFFHLSFACAQLPMIYFLNYYLYDLNHTLFNVHSCGTKSHGILTGFNKTVLRTLPRSRNLIVVESVLMAVAFSAMLLVLGLCGAAYRPTEEIDLRSVGWGNIFQLPFKHVRDFRLRHLVPFFIYSGFEVLFACTGFALHSWASCMKTKRGRTSSSPSTTGGRPWLSLSCIWAPACP